One genomic window of Quercus robur chromosome 6, dhQueRobu3.1, whole genome shotgun sequence includes the following:
- the LOC126689292 gene encoding organelle RRM domain-containing protein 6, chloroplastic-like isoform X2, whose amino-acid sequence MSEGRLQRTFSQFGEVSQVKMIMDTKSRQPLGFAYIWFTTEDSAELAVKEMNGKFFDGRFVYVTIAKPAPSKSRKRPYKF is encoded by the exons ATGTCTGAGGGACGTTTGCAGAGGACTTTTTCACAGTTTGGTGAAGTAAGCCAAG TGAAAATGATTATGGATACAAAATCCAGGCAGCCTTTAGGGTTTGCATATATCTGGTTTACTACAGAAGACTCTGCGGAATTGGCAGTGAAAGAGATGAATGGAAAG TTTTTTGATGGCAGGTTTGTTTATGTAACAATTGCAAAACCTGCACCATCCAAAAGTCGGAAGAGACCTTACAAGTTCTAA
- the LOC126689292 gene encoding organelle RRM domain-containing protein 6, chloroplastic-like isoform X1 has translation MALLHSFPSQISLLQLQSHRQFPIPPSISPLISSISLSAPTNLHYPSLQSLRCSSSSSFSVHDASPFTKIFIKGLPQSMSEGRLQRTFSQFGEVSQVKMIMDTKSRQPLGFAYIWFTTEDSAELAVKEMNGKFFDGRFVYVTIAKPAPSKSRKRPYKF, from the exons atgGCACTGTTACACTCTTTCCCATCCCAAATCTCATTGCTTCAACTTCAATCCCACAGACAATTCCCAATTCCACCATCAATCTCCCCACTAATTTCTTCAATATCACTCTCTGCACCAACCAATCTTCATTACCCATCCCTTCAATCACTTCGCTGTAGCTCAAGCTCGAGTTTTTCAGTACATGATGCGTCTCCTTTCACGAAAATCTTCATAAAAG GACTACCACAATCAATGTCTGAGGGACGTTTGCAGAGGACTTTTTCACAGTTTGGTGAAGTAAGCCAAG TGAAAATGATTATGGATACAAAATCCAGGCAGCCTTTAGGGTTTGCATATATCTGGTTTACTACAGAAGACTCTGCGGAATTGGCAGTGAAAGAGATGAATGGAAAG TTTTTTGATGGCAGGTTTGTTTATGTAACAATTGCAAAACCTGCACCATCCAAAAGTCGGAAGAGACCTTACAAGTTCTAA